The following coding sequences are from one Macaca mulatta isolate MMU2019108-1 chromosome 7, T2T-MMU8v2.0, whole genome shotgun sequence window:
- the IDH2 gene encoding isocitrate dehydrogenase [NADP], mitochondrial isoform X5 — protein MMYYVSPLLDADKRIKVAKPVVEMDGDEMTRIIWQFIKEKLILPHVDIQLKYFDLGLPNRDQTDDQVTIDSALATQKYSVAVKCATITPDEARVEEFKLKKMWKSPNGTIRNILGGTVFREPIICKNIPRLVPGWTKPITIGRHAHGDQYKATDFVADRAGTFKMVFTPKDGSGVKEWEVYNFPAGGVGMGMYNTDESISGFAHSCFQYAIQKKWPLYMSTKNTILKAYDGRFKDIFQEIFDKHYKTDFDKNKIWYEHRLIDDMVAQVLKSSGGFVWACKNYDGDVQSDILAQGFGSLGLMTSVLVCPDGKTIEAEAAHGTVTRHYREHQKGRPTSTNPIASIFAWTRGLEHRGKLDGNQDLIRFAQTLEKVCVETVESGAMTKDLAGCIHGLSNVKLNEHFLNTTDFLDTIKSNLDRALGRQ, from the exons ATGATGTACTATGTGTCCCCGCTTCTAGATGCTGACAAAAGGATCAAGGTGGCAAAGCCTGTGgtggagatggatggtgatgaGATGACCCGTATTATCTGGCAGTTCATCAAGGAGAAG CTCATCCTGCCCCACGTGGACATCCAGCTAAAGTATTTTGACCTCGGGCTCCCAAACCGTGACCAGACCGATGACCAGGTCACCATTGACTCTGCATTGGCCACCCAGAAGTACAGTGTGGCTGTCAAGTGTGCCACCATCACCCCTGATGAGGCCCGTGTGGAAG AGTTCAAGCTGAAGAAGATGTGGAAAAGTCCCAATGGAACTATCCGGAACATCCTGGGGGGGACTGTCTTCCGGGAGCCCATCATCTGCAAAAACATCCCACGCCTCGTCCCTGGCTGGACCAAGCCCATCACCATTGGCAGGCACGCCCATGGCGACCAG TACAAGGCCACAGACTTTGTGGCAGACCGGGCTGGCACGTTCAAAATGGTCTTCACCCCGAAAGATGGCAGCGGTGTGAAGGAGTGGGAAGTGTACAACTTCCCCGCAGGCGGTGTGGGCATGGGCATGTACAACACTGATGAG TCCATCTCGGGTTTCGCGCACAGCTGCTTCCAGTATGCCATCCAGAAGAAATGGCCGCTGTACATGAGCACCAAGAACACCATACTGAAAGCCTACGATGGGCGTTTCAAGGACATCTTCCAGGAGATCTTTGACAA GCACTATAAGACCGACTTCGACAAGAATAAGATCTGGTATGAGCACCGGCTCATTGAtgacatggtggctcaggtcCTCAAGTCTTCGGGCGGCTTTGTGTGGGCCTGCAAGAACTATGACGGAGATGTGCAGTCAGACATCCTGGCCCAGG GCTTTGGCTCTCTTGGCCTGATGACGTCTGTTCTGGTCTGCCCTGATGGGAAGACGATTGAGGCTGAGGCTGCTCATGGGACCGTCACCCGCCACTATCGGGAGCACCAGAAG GGCCGGCCCACCAGCACCAACCCCATCGCCAGCATCTTTGCCTGGACACGTGGCCTGGAGCACCGAGGGAAACTGGATGGGAACCAGGACCTCATCAG GTTTGCCCAGACGCTGGAGAAGGTGTGCGTGGAGACGGTGGAGAGCGGAGCCATGACCAAGGACCTGGCAGGCTGCATTCATGGCCTCAGCAA TGTAAAGCTGAACGAGCACTTCCTGAACACCACGGACTTCCTCGACACCATCAAGAGCAACCTGGACAGAGCCCTGGGCAGGCAGTAG
- the IDH2 gene encoding isocitrate dehydrogenase [NADP], mitochondrial isoform X7, protein MWKSPNGTIRNILGGTVFREPIICKNIPRLVPGWTKPITIGRHAHGDQYKATDFVADRAGTFKMVFTPKDGSGVKEWEVYNFPAGGVGMGMYNTDESISGFAHSCFQYAIQKKWPLYMSTKNTILKAYDGRFKDIFQEIFDKHYKTDFDKNKIWYEHRLIDDMVAQVLKSSGGFVWACKNYDGDVQSDILAQGFGSLGLMTSVLVCPDGKTIEAEAAHGTVTRHYREHQKGRPTSTNPIASIFAWTRGLEHRGKLDGNQDLIRFAQTLEKVCVETVESGAMTKDLAGCIHGLSNVKLNEHFLNTTDFLDTIKSNLDRALGRQ, encoded by the exons ATGTGGAAAAGTCCCAATGGAACTATCCGGAACATCCTGGGGGGGACTGTCTTCCGGGAGCCCATCATCTGCAAAAACATCCCACGCCTCGTCCCTGGCTGGACCAAGCCCATCACCATTGGCAGGCACGCCCATGGCGACCAG TACAAGGCCACAGACTTTGTGGCAGACCGGGCTGGCACGTTCAAAATGGTCTTCACCCCGAAAGATGGCAGCGGTGTGAAGGAGTGGGAAGTGTACAACTTCCCCGCAGGCGGTGTGGGCATGGGCATGTACAACACTGATGAG TCCATCTCGGGTTTCGCGCACAGCTGCTTCCAGTATGCCATCCAGAAGAAATGGCCGCTGTACATGAGCACCAAGAACACCATACTGAAAGCCTACGATGGGCGTTTCAAGGACATCTTCCAGGAGATCTTTGACAA GCACTATAAGACCGACTTCGACAAGAATAAGATCTGGTATGAGCACCGGCTCATTGAtgacatggtggctcaggtcCTCAAGTCTTCGGGCGGCTTTGTGTGGGCCTGCAAGAACTATGACGGAGATGTGCAGTCAGACATCCTGGCCCAGG GCTTTGGCTCTCTTGGCCTGATGACGTCTGTTCTGGTCTGCCCTGATGGGAAGACGATTGAGGCTGAGGCTGCTCATGGGACCGTCACCCGCCACTATCGGGAGCACCAGAAG GGCCGGCCCACCAGCACCAACCCCATCGCCAGCATCTTTGCCTGGACACGTGGCCTGGAGCACCGAGGGAAACTGGATGGGAACCAGGACCTCATCAG GTTTGCCCAGACGCTGGAGAAGGTGTGCGTGGAGACGGTGGAGAGCGGAGCCATGACCAAGGACCTGGCAGGCTGCATTCATGGCCTCAGCAA TGTAAAGCTGAACGAGCACTTCCTGAACACCACGGACTTCCTCGACACCATCAAGAGCAACCTGGACAGAGCCCTGGGCAGGCAGTAG
- the IDH2 gene encoding isocitrate dehydrogenase [NADP], mitochondrial, translated as MAGYLRVVRSLCRASGSRPAWAPAALTAPTSQEQTRRHYADKRIKVAKPVVEMDGDEMTRIIWQFIKEKLILPHVDIQLKYFDLGLPNRDQTDDQVTIDSALATQKYSVAVKCATITPDEARVEEFKLKKMWKSPNGTIRNILGGTVFREPIICKNIPRLVPGWTKPITIGRHAHGDQYKATDFVADRAGTFKMVFTPKDGSGVKEWEVYNFPAGGVGMGMYNTDESISGFAHSCFQYAIQKKWPLYMSTKNTILKAYDGRFKDIFQEIFDKHYKTDFDKNKIWYEHRLIDDMVAQVLKSSGGFVWACKNYDGDVQSDILAQGFGSLGLMTSVLVCPDGKTIEAEAAHGTVTRHYREHQKGRPTSTNPIASIFAWTRGLEHRGKLDGNQDLIRFAQTLEKVCVETVESGAMTKDLAGCIHGLSNVKLNEHFLNTTDFLDTIKSNLDRALGRQ; from the exons ATGCTGACAAAAGGATCAAGGTGGCAAAGCCTGTGgtggagatggatggtgatgaGATGACCCGTATTATCTGGCAGTTCATCAAGGAGAAG CTCATCCTGCCCCACGTGGACATCCAGCTAAAGTATTTTGACCTCGGGCTCCCAAACCGTGACCAGACCGATGACCAGGTCACCATTGACTCTGCATTGGCCACCCAGAAGTACAGTGTGGCTGTCAAGTGTGCCACCATCACCCCTGATGAGGCCCGTGTGGAAG AGTTCAAGCTGAAGAAGATGTGGAAAAGTCCCAATGGAACTATCCGGAACATCCTGGGGGGGACTGTCTTCCGGGAGCCCATCATCTGCAAAAACATCCCACGCCTCGTCCCTGGCTGGACCAAGCCCATCACCATTGGCAGGCACGCCCATGGCGACCAG TACAAGGCCACAGACTTTGTGGCAGACCGGGCTGGCACGTTCAAAATGGTCTTCACCCCGAAAGATGGCAGCGGTGTGAAGGAGTGGGAAGTGTACAACTTCCCCGCAGGCGGTGTGGGCATGGGCATGTACAACACTGATGAG TCCATCTCGGGTTTCGCGCACAGCTGCTTCCAGTATGCCATCCAGAAGAAATGGCCGCTGTACATGAGCACCAAGAACACCATACTGAAAGCCTACGATGGGCGTTTCAAGGACATCTTCCAGGAGATCTTTGACAA GCACTATAAGACCGACTTCGACAAGAATAAGATCTGGTATGAGCACCGGCTCATTGAtgacatggtggctcaggtcCTCAAGTCTTCGGGCGGCTTTGTGTGGGCCTGCAAGAACTATGACGGAGATGTGCAGTCAGACATCCTGGCCCAGG GCTTTGGCTCTCTTGGCCTGATGACGTCTGTTCTGGTCTGCCCTGATGGGAAGACGATTGAGGCTGAGGCTGCTCATGGGACCGTCACCCGCCACTATCGGGAGCACCAGAAG GGCCGGCCCACCAGCACCAACCCCATCGCCAGCATCTTTGCCTGGACACGTGGCCTGGAGCACCGAGGGAAACTGGATGGGAACCAGGACCTCATCAG GTTTGCCCAGACGCTGGAGAAGGTGTGCGTGGAGACGGTGGAGAGCGGAGCCATGACCAAGGACCTGGCAGGCTGCATTCATGGCCTCAGCAA TGTAAAGCTGAACGAGCACTTCCTGAACACCACGGACTTCCTCGACACCATCAAGAGCAACCTGGACAGAGCCCTGGGCAGGCAGTAG
- the IDH2 gene encoding isocitrate dehydrogenase [NADP], mitochondrial isoform X2 — MAGYLRVVRSLCRASGSRPAWAPAALTAPTSQEQTRRHYADKRIKVAKPVVEMDGDEMTRIIWQFIKEKLILPHVDIQLKYFDLGLPNRDQTDDQVTIDSALATQKYSVAVKCATITPDEARVEGARVWRWAGQGGWRLQWDHFISVLTEFKLKKMWKSPNGTIRNILGGTVFREPIICKNIPRLVPGWTKPITIGRHAHGDQYKATDFVADRAGTFKMVFTPKDGSGVKEWEVYNFPAGGVGMGMYNTDESISGFAHSCFQYAIQKKWPLYMSTKNTILKAYDGRFKDIFQEIFDKHYKTDFDKNKIWYEHRLIDDMVAQVLKSSGGFVWACKNYDGDVQSDILAQGFGSLGLMTSVLVCPDGKTIEAEAAHGTVTRHYREHQKGRPTSTNPIASIFAWTRGLEHRGKLDGNQDLIRFAQTLEKVCVETVESGAMTKDLAGCIHGLSNVKLNEHFLNTTDFLDTIKSNLDRALGRQ, encoded by the exons ATGCTGACAAAAGGATCAAGGTGGCAAAGCCTGTGgtggagatggatggtgatgaGATGACCCGTATTATCTGGCAGTTCATCAAGGAGAAG CTCATCCTGCCCCACGTGGACATCCAGCTAAAGTATTTTGACCTCGGGCTCCCAAACCGTGACCAGACCGATGACCAGGTCACCATTGACTCTGCATTGGCCACCCAGAAGTACAGTGTGGCTGTCAAGTGTGCCACCATCACCCCTGATGAGGCCCGTGTGGAAGGTGCGAGGGTGTGGAGGTGGGCGGGCCAGGGAGG GTGGCGGCTGCAGTGGGACCACTTTATCTCTGTCCTCACAGAGTTCAAGCTGAAGAAGATGTGGAAAAGTCCCAATGGAACTATCCGGAACATCCTGGGGGGGACTGTCTTCCGGGAGCCCATCATCTGCAAAAACATCCCACGCCTCGTCCCTGGCTGGACCAAGCCCATCACCATTGGCAGGCACGCCCATGGCGACCAG TACAAGGCCACAGACTTTGTGGCAGACCGGGCTGGCACGTTCAAAATGGTCTTCACCCCGAAAGATGGCAGCGGTGTGAAGGAGTGGGAAGTGTACAACTTCCCCGCAGGCGGTGTGGGCATGGGCATGTACAACACTGATGAG TCCATCTCGGGTTTCGCGCACAGCTGCTTCCAGTATGCCATCCAGAAGAAATGGCCGCTGTACATGAGCACCAAGAACACCATACTGAAAGCCTACGATGGGCGTTTCAAGGACATCTTCCAGGAGATCTTTGACAA GCACTATAAGACCGACTTCGACAAGAATAAGATCTGGTATGAGCACCGGCTCATTGAtgacatggtggctcaggtcCTCAAGTCTTCGGGCGGCTTTGTGTGGGCCTGCAAGAACTATGACGGAGATGTGCAGTCAGACATCCTGGCCCAGG GCTTTGGCTCTCTTGGCCTGATGACGTCTGTTCTGGTCTGCCCTGATGGGAAGACGATTGAGGCTGAGGCTGCTCATGGGACCGTCACCCGCCACTATCGGGAGCACCAGAAG GGCCGGCCCACCAGCACCAACCCCATCGCCAGCATCTTTGCCTGGACACGTGGCCTGGAGCACCGAGGGAAACTGGATGGGAACCAGGACCTCATCAG GTTTGCCCAGACGCTGGAGAAGGTGTGCGTGGAGACGGTGGAGAGCGGAGCCATGACCAAGGACCTGGCAGGCTGCATTCATGGCCTCAGCAA TGTAAAGCTGAACGAGCACTTCCTGAACACCACGGACTTCCTCGACACCATCAAGAGCAACCTGGACAGAGCCCTGGGCAGGCAGTAG
- the IDH2 gene encoding isocitrate dehydrogenase [NADP], mitochondrial isoform X3 → MAGYLRVVRSLCRASGSRPAWAPAALTAPTSQEQTRRHYADKRIKVAKPVVEMDGDEMTRIIWQFIKEKLILPHVDIQLKYFDLGLPNRDQTDDQVTIDSALATQKYSVAVKCATITPDEARVEEFKLKKMWKSPNGTIRNILGGTVFREPIICKNIPRLVPGWTKPITIGRHAHGDQYKATDFVADRAGTFKMVFTPKDGSGVKEWEVYNFPAGGVGMGMYNTDESISGFAHSCFQYAIQKKWPLYMSTKNTILKAYDGRFKDIFQEIFDKHYKTDFDKNKIWYEHRLIDDMVAQVLKSSGGFVWACKNYDGDVQSDILAQGFGSLGLMTSVLVCPDGKTIEAEAAHGTVTRHYREHQKGRPTSTNPIASIFAWTRGLEHRGKLDGNQDLIRFAQTLEKVCVETVESGAMTKDLAGCIHGLSKCVAWGGGQTLGPGGRKLFPGRAWSRP, encoded by the exons ATGCTGACAAAAGGATCAAGGTGGCAAAGCCTGTGgtggagatggatggtgatgaGATGACCCGTATTATCTGGCAGTTCATCAAGGAGAAG CTCATCCTGCCCCACGTGGACATCCAGCTAAAGTATTTTGACCTCGGGCTCCCAAACCGTGACCAGACCGATGACCAGGTCACCATTGACTCTGCATTGGCCACCCAGAAGTACAGTGTGGCTGTCAAGTGTGCCACCATCACCCCTGATGAGGCCCGTGTGGAAG AGTTCAAGCTGAAGAAGATGTGGAAAAGTCCCAATGGAACTATCCGGAACATCCTGGGGGGGACTGTCTTCCGGGAGCCCATCATCTGCAAAAACATCCCACGCCTCGTCCCTGGCTGGACCAAGCCCATCACCATTGGCAGGCACGCCCATGGCGACCAG TACAAGGCCACAGACTTTGTGGCAGACCGGGCTGGCACGTTCAAAATGGTCTTCACCCCGAAAGATGGCAGCGGTGTGAAGGAGTGGGAAGTGTACAACTTCCCCGCAGGCGGTGTGGGCATGGGCATGTACAACACTGATGAG TCCATCTCGGGTTTCGCGCACAGCTGCTTCCAGTATGCCATCCAGAAGAAATGGCCGCTGTACATGAGCACCAAGAACACCATACTGAAAGCCTACGATGGGCGTTTCAAGGACATCTTCCAGGAGATCTTTGACAA GCACTATAAGACCGACTTCGACAAGAATAAGATCTGGTATGAGCACCGGCTCATTGAtgacatggtggctcaggtcCTCAAGTCTTCGGGCGGCTTTGTGTGGGCCTGCAAGAACTATGACGGAGATGTGCAGTCAGACATCCTGGCCCAGG GCTTTGGCTCTCTTGGCCTGATGACGTCTGTTCTGGTCTGCCCTGATGGGAAGACGATTGAGGCTGAGGCTGCTCATGGGACCGTCACCCGCCACTATCGGGAGCACCAGAAG GGCCGGCCCACCAGCACCAACCCCATCGCCAGCATCTTTGCCTGGACACGTGGCCTGGAGCACCGAGGGAAACTGGATGGGAACCAGGACCTCATCAG GTTTGCCCAGACGCTGGAGAAGGTGTGCGTGGAGACGGTGGAGAGCGGAGCCATGACCAAGGACCTGGCAGGCTGCATTCATGGCCTCAGCAAGTGCGTGGCCTGGGGTGGTGGGCAGACCCTGGGGCCAGGTGGGAGGAA GCTGTTCCCTGGAAGGGCCTGGAGCCGCCCCTGA
- the IDH2 gene encoding isocitrate dehydrogenase [NADP], mitochondrial isoform X1, producing the protein MAGYLRVVRSLCRASGSRPAWAPAALTAPTSQEQTRRHYADKRIKVAKPVVEMDGDEMTRIIWQFIKEKLILPHVDIQLKYFDLGLPNRDQTDDQVTIDSALATQKYSVAVKCATITPDEARVEEFKLKKMWKSPNGTIRNILGGTVFREPIICKNIPRLVPGWTKPITIGRHAHGDQYKATDFVADRAGTFKMVFTPKDGSGVKEWEVYNFPAGGVGMGMYNTDESISGFAHSCFQYAIQKKWPLYMSTKNTILKAYDGRFKDIFQEIFDKHYKTDFDKNKIWYEHRLIDDMVAQVLKSSGGFVWACKNYDGDVQSDILAQGMLGGCCSLWGGQQGSAGWPQERRGPERKAFYPPGFGSLGLMTSVLVCPDGKTIEAEAAHGTVTRHYREHQKGRPTSTNPIASIFAWTRGLEHRGKLDGNQDLIRFAQTLEKVCVETVESGAMTKDLAGCIHGLSNVKLNEHFLNTTDFLDTIKSNLDRALGRQ; encoded by the exons ATGCTGACAAAAGGATCAAGGTGGCAAAGCCTGTGgtggagatggatggtgatgaGATGACCCGTATTATCTGGCAGTTCATCAAGGAGAAG CTCATCCTGCCCCACGTGGACATCCAGCTAAAGTATTTTGACCTCGGGCTCCCAAACCGTGACCAGACCGATGACCAGGTCACCATTGACTCTGCATTGGCCACCCAGAAGTACAGTGTGGCTGTCAAGTGTGCCACCATCACCCCTGATGAGGCCCGTGTGGAAG AGTTCAAGCTGAAGAAGATGTGGAAAAGTCCCAATGGAACTATCCGGAACATCCTGGGGGGGACTGTCTTCCGGGAGCCCATCATCTGCAAAAACATCCCACGCCTCGTCCCTGGCTGGACCAAGCCCATCACCATTGGCAGGCACGCCCATGGCGACCAG TACAAGGCCACAGACTTTGTGGCAGACCGGGCTGGCACGTTCAAAATGGTCTTCACCCCGAAAGATGGCAGCGGTGTGAAGGAGTGGGAAGTGTACAACTTCCCCGCAGGCGGTGTGGGCATGGGCATGTACAACACTGATGAG TCCATCTCGGGTTTCGCGCACAGCTGCTTCCAGTATGCCATCCAGAAGAAATGGCCGCTGTACATGAGCACCAAGAACACCATACTGAAAGCCTACGATGGGCGTTTCAAGGACATCTTCCAGGAGATCTTTGACAA GCACTATAAGACCGACTTCGACAAGAATAAGATCTGGTATGAGCACCGGCTCATTGAtgacatggtggctcaggtcCTCAAGTCTTCGGGCGGCTTTGTGTGGGCCTGCAAGAACTATGACGGAGATGTGCAGTCAGACATCCTGGCCCAGGGTATGCTGGGAGGATGCTGCTCCCTGTGGGG AGGGCAgcagggctcagctgggtggcCCCAGGAGAGGCGAGGCCCTGAGAGAAAGGCTTTCTACCCTCCAGGCTTTGGCTCTCTTGGCCTGATGACGTCTGTTCTGGTCTGCCCTGATGGGAAGACGATTGAGGCTGAGGCTGCTCATGGGACCGTCACCCGCCACTATCGGGAGCACCAGAAG GGCCGGCCCACCAGCACCAACCCCATCGCCAGCATCTTTGCCTGGACACGTGGCCTGGAGCACCGAGGGAAACTGGATGGGAACCAGGACCTCATCAG GTTTGCCCAGACGCTGGAGAAGGTGTGCGTGGAGACGGTGGAGAGCGGAGCCATGACCAAGGACCTGGCAGGCTGCATTCATGGCCTCAGCAA TGTAAAGCTGAACGAGCACTTCCTGAACACCACGGACTTCCTCGACACCATCAAGAGCAACCTGGACAGAGCCCTGGGCAGGCAGTAG
- the IDH2 gene encoding isocitrate dehydrogenase [NADP], mitochondrial isoform X6, which translates to MDGDEMTRIIWQFIKEKLILPHVDIQLKYFDLGLPNRDQTDDQVTIDSALATQKYSVAVKCATITPDEARVEEFKLKKMWKSPNGTIRNILGGTVFREPIICKNIPRLVPGWTKPITIGRHAHGDQYKATDFVADRAGTFKMVFTPKDGSGVKEWEVYNFPAGGVGMGMYNTDESISGFAHSCFQYAIQKKWPLYMSTKNTILKAYDGRFKDIFQEIFDKHYKTDFDKNKIWYEHRLIDDMVAQVLKSSGGFVWACKNYDGDVQSDILAQGFGSLGLMTSVLVCPDGKTIEAEAAHGTVTRHYREHQKGRPTSTNPIASIFAWTRGLEHRGKLDGNQDLIRFAQTLEKVCVETVESGAMTKDLAGCIHGLSNVKLNEHFLNTTDFLDTIKSNLDRALGRQ; encoded by the exons atggatggtgatgaGATGACCCGTATTATCTGGCAGTTCATCAAGGAGAAG CTCATCCTGCCCCACGTGGACATCCAGCTAAAGTATTTTGACCTCGGGCTCCCAAACCGTGACCAGACCGATGACCAGGTCACCATTGACTCTGCATTGGCCACCCAGAAGTACAGTGTGGCTGTCAAGTGTGCCACCATCACCCCTGATGAGGCCCGTGTGGAAG AGTTCAAGCTGAAGAAGATGTGGAAAAGTCCCAATGGAACTATCCGGAACATCCTGGGGGGGACTGTCTTCCGGGAGCCCATCATCTGCAAAAACATCCCACGCCTCGTCCCTGGCTGGACCAAGCCCATCACCATTGGCAGGCACGCCCATGGCGACCAG TACAAGGCCACAGACTTTGTGGCAGACCGGGCTGGCACGTTCAAAATGGTCTTCACCCCGAAAGATGGCAGCGGTGTGAAGGAGTGGGAAGTGTACAACTTCCCCGCAGGCGGTGTGGGCATGGGCATGTACAACACTGATGAG TCCATCTCGGGTTTCGCGCACAGCTGCTTCCAGTATGCCATCCAGAAGAAATGGCCGCTGTACATGAGCACCAAGAACACCATACTGAAAGCCTACGATGGGCGTTTCAAGGACATCTTCCAGGAGATCTTTGACAA GCACTATAAGACCGACTTCGACAAGAATAAGATCTGGTATGAGCACCGGCTCATTGAtgacatggtggctcaggtcCTCAAGTCTTCGGGCGGCTTTGTGTGGGCCTGCAAGAACTATGACGGAGATGTGCAGTCAGACATCCTGGCCCAGG GCTTTGGCTCTCTTGGCCTGATGACGTCTGTTCTGGTCTGCCCTGATGGGAAGACGATTGAGGCTGAGGCTGCTCATGGGACCGTCACCCGCCACTATCGGGAGCACCAGAAG GGCCGGCCCACCAGCACCAACCCCATCGCCAGCATCTTTGCCTGGACACGTGGCCTGGAGCACCGAGGGAAACTGGATGGGAACCAGGACCTCATCAG GTTTGCCCAGACGCTGGAGAAGGTGTGCGTGGAGACGGTGGAGAGCGGAGCCATGACCAAGGACCTGGCAGGCTGCATTCATGGCCTCAGCAA TGTAAAGCTGAACGAGCACTTCCTGAACACCACGGACTTCCTCGACACCATCAAGAGCAACCTGGACAGAGCCCTGGGCAGGCAGTAG
- the IDH2 gene encoding isocitrate dehydrogenase [NADP], mitochondrial isoform X4, with translation MAGYLRVVRSLCRASGSRPAWAPAALTAPTSQEQTRRHYADKRIKVAKPVVEMDGDEMTRIIWQFIKEKLILPHVDIQLKYFDLGLPNRDQTDDQVTIDSALATQKYSVAVKCATITPDEARVEEFKLKKMWKSPNGTIRNILGGTVFREPIICKNIPRLVPGWTKPITIGRHAHGDQYKATDFVADRAGTFKMVFTPKDGSGVKEWEVYNFPAGGVGMGMYNTDESISGFAHSCFQYAIQKKWPLYMSTKNTILKAYDGRFKDIFQEIFDKHYKTDFDKNKIWYEHRLIDDMVAQVLKSSGGFVWACKNYDGDVQSDILAQGFGSLGLMTSVLVCPDGKTIEAEAAHGTVTRHYREHQKGRPTSTNPIASIFAWTRGLEHRGKLDGNQDLIRFAQTLEKVCVETVESGAMTKDLAGCIHGLSKCVAWGGGQTLGPGGRKAWSRP, from the exons ATGCTGACAAAAGGATCAAGGTGGCAAAGCCTGTGgtggagatggatggtgatgaGATGACCCGTATTATCTGGCAGTTCATCAAGGAGAAG CTCATCCTGCCCCACGTGGACATCCAGCTAAAGTATTTTGACCTCGGGCTCCCAAACCGTGACCAGACCGATGACCAGGTCACCATTGACTCTGCATTGGCCACCCAGAAGTACAGTGTGGCTGTCAAGTGTGCCACCATCACCCCTGATGAGGCCCGTGTGGAAG AGTTCAAGCTGAAGAAGATGTGGAAAAGTCCCAATGGAACTATCCGGAACATCCTGGGGGGGACTGTCTTCCGGGAGCCCATCATCTGCAAAAACATCCCACGCCTCGTCCCTGGCTGGACCAAGCCCATCACCATTGGCAGGCACGCCCATGGCGACCAG TACAAGGCCACAGACTTTGTGGCAGACCGGGCTGGCACGTTCAAAATGGTCTTCACCCCGAAAGATGGCAGCGGTGTGAAGGAGTGGGAAGTGTACAACTTCCCCGCAGGCGGTGTGGGCATGGGCATGTACAACACTGATGAG TCCATCTCGGGTTTCGCGCACAGCTGCTTCCAGTATGCCATCCAGAAGAAATGGCCGCTGTACATGAGCACCAAGAACACCATACTGAAAGCCTACGATGGGCGTTTCAAGGACATCTTCCAGGAGATCTTTGACAA GCACTATAAGACCGACTTCGACAAGAATAAGATCTGGTATGAGCACCGGCTCATTGAtgacatggtggctcaggtcCTCAAGTCTTCGGGCGGCTTTGTGTGGGCCTGCAAGAACTATGACGGAGATGTGCAGTCAGACATCCTGGCCCAGG GCTTTGGCTCTCTTGGCCTGATGACGTCTGTTCTGGTCTGCCCTGATGGGAAGACGATTGAGGCTGAGGCTGCTCATGGGACCGTCACCCGCCACTATCGGGAGCACCAGAAG GGCCGGCCCACCAGCACCAACCCCATCGCCAGCATCTTTGCCTGGACACGTGGCCTGGAGCACCGAGGGAAACTGGATGGGAACCAGGACCTCATCAG GTTTGCCCAGACGCTGGAGAAGGTGTGCGTGGAGACGGTGGAGAGCGGAGCCATGACCAAGGACCTGGCAGGCTGCATTCATGGCCTCAGCAAGTGCGTGGCCTGGGGTGGTGGGCAGACCCTGGGGCCAGGTGGGAGGAA GGCCTGGAGCCGCCCCTGA